A stretch of Lathyrus oleraceus cultivar Zhongwan6 chromosome 6, CAAS_Psat_ZW6_1.0, whole genome shotgun sequence DNA encodes these proteins:
- the LOC127095016 gene encoding uncharacterized protein LOC127095016 → MLQHQDTSASKNTKSTPKVSVPPMGVPDDEILDVAPLSVILGADIDVNQPISIDASSSACSKQGNPSSIPSGSTPVTNSKEGSHYTDRVIRDLVTRILNESHSVKGVSTPLSQMYPYPEVEQPSGKGDDSSSSEKDLAAEGLRSLGKTVSEKGKYVASNTANTSHYEKHDDANVVIDLEDGSSDDQEESLIHHIKPSMAKRMKTRKGKYVAELMSARKAKKTAGIGPSKPWSKVEIKKRKVIEDSEPEEDVEEDVPDISPAKKTTVKVPAVHLDNISFHLEDGAVKWKSVIQRRVAVEREMRKDVADVKEVMDLIKFVGLLKTVVGFSQCYEGLVKEFIVNIPEDISDKNIKEFCKMYVRGRDNEGAGELEVTDNQVCRVITASHVKDIVMTSAMKRSVSKVGAIVELKETCKELGEGIRVATTRKQSLEALIASLEQAEGENVEHANVSHKEEVEAHTSSERFANNDDASGNSASGADEEAANSSSTE, encoded by the exons ATGTTACAACATCAAGATACATCTGCTTCTAAAAATACTAAGTCTACTCCAAAAGTTAGTGTTCCTCCCATGGGAGTCCCTGATGATGAGATTCTGGATGTTGCTCCTCTCTCTGTTATTCTCGGCGCGGACATTGATGTGAACCAACCCATCTCCATTGATGCCTCCTCTTCTGCATGTTCCAAACAAGGTAACCCCTCTAGTATTCCGTCCGGTTCAACTCCTGTCACTAATTCTAAGGAAGGATCACACTATACTGATCGTGTTATAAGAGACCTAGTTACTAGAATTCTTAATGAAAGCCACTCTGTGAAGGGAGTTTCTACTCCCCTTTCTCAAATGTATCCCTATCCTGAGGTTGAACAACCTAGTGGTAAGGGTGATGATTCCTCCAGTTCGGAAAAGGACTTGGCTGCTGAAGGGTTGCGCTCTCTAGGGAAAACCGTGTCTGAAAAAGGGAAATATGTGGCCTCTAACACTGCTAATACTTCCCACTATGAGAAGCATGATGATGCAAATGTTGTGATTGATCTAGAGGATGGTAGCTCTGATGATCAAGAGGAAAGCTTGATTCATCATATAAAGCCAAGTATGGCTAAACGCATGAAGACTCGCAAAGGAAAATATGTGGCTGAACTTATGTCAGCTAGAAAagctaagaagactgctggtaTTGGTCCCTCCAAACCATGGAGCAAGGTTGAAATAAAGAAGAGGAAGGTTATAGAGGATTCTGAGCCTGAAgaggatgttgaggaagatgtccccGACATCTCTCCTGCGAAGAAAACTACTGTTAAAGTACCTGCTGTTCATTTGGATAACATCTCCTTCCATCTTGAGGATGGAGCTGTTAAGTGGAAATCTGTGATTCAGAGAAGGGTAGCTGTGGAAAGGGAAATGCGAAAAGATGTTGCTGATgtcaaggaggtcatggacctgataaAATTTGTTGGGCTTTTGAAGACTGTTGTTGGGTTCTCTCAATGCTATGAAGGTTTAGTCAAGGAATTTATTGTTAACATTCCTGAGGATATTTCTGATAAGAACATCAAGGAGTTCTGCAAGATGTATGTGAGGG GCAGAGATAATGAGGGTGCAGGAGAATTAGAAGTTACAGACAATCAGGTTTGTAGGGTGATTACAGCTAG tcatgtcaaggatattgtcatgacatctgccatgAAGAGGTCAGTGTCAAAAGTTGGAGCAATTGTTGAGCTTAAGGAGACATGCAAAGAGCTGGGTGAAGGGATTAGGGTAGCCACAACTAGAAAACAATCTTTGGAAGCcttgattgcaagcttggagcagGCTGAGGGTGAAAATGTTGAACATGCTAATGTCAGCCATAAAGAAGAAGttgaagcccacacctctagtgagaggttTGCTAACAATGATGATGCAAGTGGTAATTCTGCTTCTGGTGCTGATGAAGAGGCTGCAAACTCAAGCTCTACTGAGTAG